A window from Salvia miltiorrhiza cultivar Shanhuang (shh) chromosome 2, IMPLAD_Smil_shh, whole genome shotgun sequence encodes these proteins:
- the LOC131011348 gene encoding zeatin O-xylosyltransferase-like, with amino-acid sequence MEKHEVAVITVPFPGQGHLNQLLQISALLSSHGLPVHYVAAAIHNRQARARINGLNVAQIHFHDLPTPPFASPLPDPNSSKKFPSQLQPAWTASLHLREPLAAFLNDIAGKFKRIVVVHDSMMAAVVQDVASIPNAESYALWCISAYSLASYYAKDFSSIEEDDVPEEIQYLTNLQLEPLKFRAGDLYNTCRLIEAPYLEILQRDEAMGNRRSWAIAPILPPPDENQSRIRHKTLEWLDKHQPDSVIYVAFGTTISMSDDEITELAWGLERSGVKFLWVLRDADKGDVFDDEVRRARLPEGFEERVEGVGMVERDWAPQPQILAHPATGGFMSHCGWNSCIESVTEGVAVAAWPMHSDQPRNTALITQVLRVGVVVREWRERKALVRAESIEKVVRRLMASEEGSEIRRRAEELGAAVRRAAQPDGASRVELDSFVAHVTRH; translated from the coding sequence ATGGAGAAGCATGAAGTTGCAGTGATCACTGTTCCGTTTCCTGGCCAAGGCCACCTCAACCAGCTGCTGCAGATCTCCGCCCTTCTCTCCTCCCACGGCCTTCCCGTCCACTACGTCGCCGCCGCCATCCACAACCGCCAAGCCCGTGCTCGCATCAACGGCTTGAACGTCGCCCAGATCCACTTCCACGATCTTCCTACTCCCCCTTTCGCCTCTCCTCTTCCCGATCCAAACTCCTCAAAAAAATTCCCATCGCAGCTCCAGCCTGCCTGGACGGCGTCGTTGCACCTCCGCGAACCGCTCGCCGCGTTCCTCAACGACATCGCTGGAAAATTCAAGCGAATCGTTGTCGTTCACGATTCGATGATGGCCGCGGTGGTCCAGGACGTCGCTTCAATACCTAATGCGGAATCCTACGCGCTTTGGTGTATCTCTGCATATTCTCTTGCTTCCTACTACGCCAAAGACTTTTCCTCTATCGAAGAAGACGATGTGCCCGAAGAGATCCAGTATCTCACCAATTTACAACTGGAGCCGCTGAAATTCAGAGCTGGAGATCTGTACAACACCTGCAGATTGATCGAAGCGCCGTATCTGGAAATTCTACAGAGAGATGAAGCGATGGGGAATCGGAGGAGTTGGGCGATTGCTCCGATTCTTCCGCCGCCGGACGAAAATCAATCTCGGATCCGCCACAAAACCCTAGAATGGCTCGACAAACACCAGCCGGATTCTGTGATCTACGTCGCGTTCGGCACCACGATTTCGATGTCGGACGATGAGATTACAGAGCTAGCTTGGGGATTGGAGCGGAGCGGAGTGAAATTCCTTTGGGTGCTGCGAGATGCAGATAAAGGCGACGTGTTCGACGATGAGGTCCGGCGAGCTCGGCTGCCGGAGGGATTCGAGGAGAGAGTGGAAGGCGTGGGGATGGTGGAGAGGGATTGGGCGCCGCAGCCACAGATCTTGGCTCATCCGGCGACGGGTGGATTCATGAGCCACTGTGGGTGGAATTCGTGCATCGAGAGCGTGACGGAAGGAGTGGCGGTAGCGGCGTGGCCTATGCATTCGGACCAACCCAGGAACACTGCGCTGATTACCCAAGTGTTGAGGGTGGGAGTTGTAgtgagagagtggagagagaggaAGGCGCTCGTGAGAGCTGAGAGTATTGAGAAAGTTGTTAGGAGGTTGATGGCGTCGGAAGAAGGGTCTGAGATACGACGGAGGGCGGAGGAGCTGGGCGCTGCTGTTAGACGGGCTGCTCAGCCCGACGGCGCTTCTCGAGTTGAGTTGGATTCATTCGTAGCCCATGTCACCAGACACTAA